In one Actinomycetota bacterium genomic region, the following are encoded:
- a CDS encoding glycosyltransferase: MRIVHYYPRALVGDGGMTGAVRRLSGALSEAGAEAVIAYDDGPQPPSDGRVRWVPVRHVGPARERLPLPSHLEPALRGADLVVLNSAWAAHNVVAGRVARRLEVPYVVAPRGAYEVQIFNRRRPLKRAWWAALEGPLVRQARAMHLFFDAERHIPERLGFTGGVIVAPNGVEAPHDIEWDGGSGGYVLWMGRFDVEHKGIDLLVRAVDSLPPAARPQVRLHGPDSRNGGRPETRELVRELGLERWVSVRDAVYGREKWETLARAVGFAYPSRWEGFGNSVAEAASIGVPTIVTPYYLGRFLAERDAAILVEPSITGVAAGLQAVVEPSARETGRNARKVVEEHITWERVGAAWLTQARDLV, from the coding sequence ATGCGGATCGTGCACTACTACCCCCGAGCGCTTGTCGGTGACGGTGGCATGACGGGCGCCGTCCGCCGGCTCTCCGGGGCCCTGAGCGAAGCCGGAGCCGAGGCCGTCATCGCCTACGACGACGGGCCGCAGCCGCCGTCCGACGGCCGGGTGCGCTGGGTGCCCGTCCGCCACGTCGGGCCCGCGCGCGAGCGGCTGCCCCTCCCGTCGCACCTCGAGCCGGCCCTGCGGGGCGCGGACCTCGTCGTGCTCAACTCCGCGTGGGCGGCCCACAACGTCGTGGCGGGTCGCGTGGCTCGCAGGCTCGAGGTGCCCTACGTGGTGGCACCGCGCGGGGCGTACGAGGTGCAGATCTTCAACCGTCGCCGGCCCCTCAAGCGCGCGTGGTGGGCCGCGCTCGAGGGGCCGCTCGTACGACAGGCGCGCGCCATGCATCTGTTCTTCGATGCCGAGCGCCACATCCCCGAACGGCTGGGCTTCACCGGTGGCGTGATCGTGGCGCCCAACGGTGTCGAGGCGCCGCACGACATCGAGTGGGACGGCGGGAGCGGCGGCTACGTGCTGTGGATGGGCCGGTTCGACGTCGAGCACAAGGGCATCGACCTGCTCGTCCGCGCCGTCGACTCGCTGCCGCCCGCGGCGCGGCCTCAGGTGCGCCTCCACGGCCCCGACTCGCGCAACGGCGGCCGCCCCGAGACGCGCGAGCTCGTGCGCGAGCTGGGGCTCGAGCGGTGGGTCTCGGTCCGCGACGCCGTCTACGGACGCGAGAAGTGGGAGACGCTCGCCCGTGCGGTGGGATTCGCGTATCCGTCGCGATGGGAGGGTTTCGGCAACTCGGTGGCGGAAGCGGCATCGATCGGCGTGCCCACCATCGTGACGCCCTACTACCTCGGCCGGTTCCTCGCCGAGCGCGACGCCGCCATCCTGGTCGAGCCGTCGATCACGGGCGTGGCGGCCGGGTTGCAGGCCGTCGTCGAACCGAGCGCCCGGGAGACCGGCCGCAACGCGCGCAAGGTCGTCGAGGAGCACATCACGTGGGAGAGGGTGGGGGCGGCGTGGCTGACGCAGGCTCGCGACCTGGTCTGA